The Leptospira bouyouniensis genome has a segment encoding these proteins:
- a CDS encoding PAS domain-containing hybrid sensor histidine kinase/response regulator: protein MAESFDYQSIVECFDEFIIIMDMNLEIQFSQTSPNLYLPNDSIEVGKHIKELPIIPRDGLILSNLCQETLSRRIPFQFFTSLLGNQYRIVGRFLETKSGPSVILRGEPNFNIEGVILDSGPYVIFRYKFDSEFLITYVSPNVSINLGYQTGDFKKGMLKLENLVHPDDKQQIEIEEKEYIKSKQRTYQREFRLKKPDGNFIYVSEYSVVSYYDSYPTEKISYLSDISERKEKEIEIKNQRDELNRIRVLFEETNAAANVGAWEVDLVHHTVFWAKETKRILEVPEDYIPNLENAFQFYPIDSEQNALKKAFEETINNKTSYELVLQIKTYTGKFKWVRTIGHGVFENDTCIRVYGSFQDITSSVNLDKQKEEALSKLESILDATTHVTIIGTDINGMITHFNKGAEYHLQYKAEEMIGKNSPSILHKEEEVLFRAENLSQEYGVPISGFETLIYKAKFSEYDSHEWTYIRKDKTEFPVQLVITASRNSKGEITGFLGIGIDISSQKATEEALRESERRWQFALEGSGDGIWDWNAETDQVYFSNQWKAMLGFSESEIGTDISEWEKRVHPEDLNDCLEALEKHYRGETNIYMSEHRMLCKDGTYKWILDRGKVIERTVDGKPLRVMGTHTDITHRKILENDLIIAREKAEKASIAKSNFLANMSHEIRTPLNGVIGFADLLMRTELSQVQRKYMETVHLSALSLLDLINDILDFSKIESGKMELYKERVNIYDLLHQIAEIVKHKAYEKGLELILNISPKVPRNVFVDSLRLRQILLNLIGNALKFTLRGEIQIKLTSEPINQNEYEFLFEVIDTGIGIDKENQTKIFEVFAQADSSTTRQFGGTGLGLSISSKLLQLFGSKIELESKLHEGSRFYFKFTTIADNERNTEPNLMSIKKVMVVDDNDTNLTVIKEMLAYKNIETITFNSPKLAIADFQKGNEYDVVISDYNMPDMNGLDFITQLKKIAETKKCKLPFLTIHSSSNEETIYEKGKELGVGVILLKPIQTNILYESLYDLISGRHSDISSNGKEKFKPIITNEKTKVMIVEDNPVNMMLTKTIVSKILQSAIIIEATNGVEAVEHFKKTEPNLILMDIQMPEMNGYDATKEIRKLTIGKNVPIIALTAGTLSDEENRCLESGMNDYIPKPVVLNTIAEKMKHWLQIG, encoded by the coding sequence ATGGCAGAAAGTTTCGATTACCAAAGCATTGTAGAGTGTTTCGACGAATTCATCATCATCATGGATATGAATTTAGAAATCCAATTCTCCCAAACCTCACCAAACCTCTACCTTCCCAACGATTCCATCGAGGTCGGCAAACACATCAAAGAACTCCCAATCATCCCTAGAGACGGACTCATTTTATCCAATTTGTGCCAGGAAACTTTGAGCCGGAGAATTCCTTTCCAGTTTTTCACCTCGCTACTTGGCAACCAGTATCGGATCGTAGGAAGATTTCTTGAAACCAAGTCAGGCCCTTCTGTCATTTTGCGGGGAGAACCTAACTTCAATATTGAAGGTGTGATCTTAGACAGTGGACCCTACGTCATTTTTCGTTACAAATTTGATTCAGAGTTTTTGATTACCTATGTATCTCCGAATGTTTCGATTAACTTAGGTTATCAAACCGGAGATTTCAAAAAAGGGATGTTGAAATTAGAAAATTTGGTGCATCCCGATGACAAACAACAAATTGAAATCGAAGAAAAAGAATACATCAAAAGTAAACAAAGGACCTACCAAAGGGAATTTCGTCTTAAAAAACCAGATGGCAACTTTATATATGTTTCAGAATACAGCGTTGTTAGTTACTACGACTCGTATCCTACGGAAAAGATTTCTTATCTTTCGGATATCAGCGAAAGAAAAGAAAAAGAAATAGAAATCAAAAACCAAAGGGATGAACTAAACCGAATTCGAGTTTTATTCGAAGAAACAAACGCAGCAGCAAACGTGGGAGCCTGGGAAGTAGACTTGGTTCATCATACTGTCTTTTGGGCAAAAGAAACAAAACGTATCCTCGAAGTTCCTGAAGATTATATTCCTAACCTTGAAAATGCTTTTCAATTTTACCCAATAGATTCTGAACAAAATGCTCTAAAGAAAGCATTCGAAGAAACCATTAACAATAAAACATCCTACGAACTTGTGTTACAAATCAAAACTTACACAGGAAAATTCAAATGGGTGCGTACAATTGGTCATGGAGTTTTTGAAAATGATACATGTATTCGTGTCTATGGAAGTTTCCAAGATATCACTAGTAGTGTCAATTTAGACAAACAAAAAGAAGAGGCATTATCCAAACTCGAATCTATATTAGATGCAACAACACATGTTACAATCATAGGAACTGATATTAATGGGATGATTACCCATTTCAATAAAGGAGCAGAATACCATTTACAGTATAAAGCAGAAGAAATGATTGGGAAAAATTCTCCTTCTATCTTACATAAGGAAGAAGAAGTATTATTCCGTGCAGAAAATCTATCACAAGAATATGGTGTTCCAATTTCTGGTTTTGAAACCCTTATCTACAAAGCGAAGTTTAGTGAATATGATTCACATGAATGGACCTATATCAGAAAAGATAAAACTGAATTCCCCGTGCAACTTGTCATCACTGCCAGTAGGAATTCAAAAGGTGAAATCACCGGATTTTTAGGGATAGGAATCGATATTTCTTCACAAAAGGCAACCGAAGAAGCCTTACGTGAAAGCGAAAGACGCTGGCAATTTGCACTCGAAGGATCAGGAGATGGAATTTGGGATTGGAATGCTGAAACTGACCAAGTTTATTTCTCCAATCAATGGAAGGCTATGCTTGGTTTCTCAGAATCGGAAATTGGCACGGATATTTCAGAATGGGAAAAAAGAGTCCATCCTGAAGATTTGAACGATTGTTTAGAGGCACTAGAGAAACACTATCGTGGTGAAACCAATATTTATATGAGTGAACACCGTATGCTGTGTAAAGATGGAACATATAAATGGATTTTAGATAGAGGAAAGGTCATCGAACGAACAGTAGATGGAAAACCATTACGTGTAATGGGGACACACACTGATATTACACACCGAAAGATATTAGAAAATGATCTGATCATTGCTAGAGAAAAAGCTGAAAAAGCATCGATTGCAAAATCAAATTTTTTGGCGAATATGAGCCATGAGATTCGAACTCCACTTAATGGTGTGATCGGTTTTGCTGATTTATTAATGCGCACTGAATTAAGCCAAGTCCAAAGAAAGTATATGGAAACTGTGCATTTATCTGCACTTTCACTTCTCGATTTGATCAATGATATCCTTGATTTTTCCAAAATTGAATCAGGGAAAATGGAACTTTATAAAGAAAGGGTCAACATTTATGATTTACTCCACCAAATTGCAGAAATCGTAAAACACAAAGCATACGAAAAAGGATTGGAACTCATATTAAACATATCTCCGAAAGTCCCTCGAAATGTTTTTGTCGATTCATTGCGACTTAGGCAAATCCTTTTGAATTTAATTGGTAATGCGCTTAAGTTCACTCTTCGAGGAGAAATCCAAATCAAATTAACATCAGAACCAATAAATCAAAACGAATATGAATTTTTATTCGAAGTCATCGACACAGGGATTGGGATTGATAAAGAAAATCAAACAAAAATTTTTGAAGTATTTGCCCAAGCAGATAGCTCCACAACACGGCAGTTTGGTGGAACAGGGCTTGGACTATCTATTTCTTCCAAACTATTACAACTTTTTGGTTCTAAAATTGAATTAGAATCAAAGTTACACGAAGGATCTAGATTTTATTTTAAATTCACAACGATTGCAGATAACGAACGTAACACTGAACCTAATCTAATGTCTATCAAAAAGGTTATGGTCGTCGATGACAATGATACCAATCTCACCGTTATCAAAGAAATGTTGGCATACAAAAACATTGAAACAATTACATTTAATTCACCTAAGCTGGCAATAGCAGATTTCCAAAAGGGAAACGAATATGACGTTGTGATTAGTGACTATAATATGCCTGATATGAATGGACTTGATTTCATTACACAATTGAAAAAAATTGCTGAAACTAAAAAATGCAAACTTCCTTTTTTAACCATTCATTCCTCGTCAAACGAAGAGACCATTTACGAAAAAGGAAAGGAGTTGGGGGTTGGTGTGATTTTACTGAAACCAATTCAAACCAATATCCTATACGAAAGTCTATATGATTTGATCTCTGGAAGGCACTCGGATATCAGCTCCAATGGTAAGGAAAAATTCAAACCTATCATCACAAATGAAAAAACTAAAGTGATGATCGTTGAAGACAACCCTGTAAACATGATGTTAACAAAAACCATTGTATCAAAAATATTACAATCTGCGATTATCATCGAAGCAACTAATGGAGTGGAAGCTGTAGAACATTTCAAAAAAACAGAACCTAATCTAATCCTAATGGACATCCAAATGCCAGAGATGAATGGTTATGATGCCACAAAAGAGATTCGCAAATTAACTATCGGGAAAAATGTTCCCATTATTGCTCTCACTGCTGGGACCCTCTCCGATGAAGAGAACAGGTGTTTGGAAAGTGGAATGAATGATTACATACCCAAACCAGTGGTATTAAATACCATCGCTGAAAAAATGAAACACTGGCTTCAAATCGGATAA
- a CDS encoding family 2A encapsulin nanocompartment shell protein — MAEQTQHALGDIAARQLANTVKTNAQYGAITPRFLVRLLDWKPLEAGVLRVNRVKSNTQVDVLCGQKGEQELPETFVNYEEKPREYTLSLISTILDVQTRVSDLYSSPHEQINEQLRLAIESVKEKQELELINNDDYGLLKNVPAHQRINTRKGPPTPDDLDDLITKVWKEPSFFLAHPLAIAAFGRECTRRGVPPATVTLFGAQFLTWRGLPLIPTDKLLVNGETTPKSAVGTSSILLLRVGEKKQGVVGLYQSNLPGEQTPGLSVRFMGINRSAIGSYLISLYCSAAILTDDAIASLDNVDVGNYYEYK, encoded by the coding sequence ATGGCAGAACAAACCCAACACGCATTGGGAGACATAGCCGCACGTCAGCTGGCAAATACGGTCAAAACGAATGCACAATACGGCGCAATCACCCCACGTTTTTTAGTTAGGTTACTCGATTGGAAACCTTTAGAAGCAGGGGTTCTCCGAGTCAACCGCGTAAAATCCAATACTCAAGTGGATGTACTTTGCGGACAAAAGGGAGAACAAGAACTTCCAGAAACATTTGTTAACTACGAAGAAAAACCTCGTGAATACACTCTTAGTTTAATTTCCACAATCCTTGATGTTCAAACAAGAGTTTCAGATTTATACAGTTCTCCACACGAACAAATTAATGAACAACTACGACTAGCAATTGAAAGCGTTAAAGAAAAACAAGAATTGGAACTCATCAATAATGATGATTATGGATTATTAAAAAATGTTCCGGCTCACCAACGAATTAATACAAGAAAAGGACCTCCTACTCCGGATGATTTAGATGATTTGATTACAAAAGTTTGGAAAGAACCTTCTTTCTTTTTAGCACATCCACTTGCAATCGCTGCCTTTGGTCGTGAATGTACAAGAAGAGGTGTTCCTCCAGCAACTGTAACTCTGTTTGGTGCTCAATTTTTAACATGGAGAGGTCTGCCACTCATTCCTACTGATAAACTTCTTGTAAATGGAGAAACAACACCAAAGTCCGCAGTTGGAACTTCTAGTATTTTACTGTTGAGAGTTGGTGAAAAAAAACAAGGGGTAGTCGGATTATACCAATCAAACCTTCCAGGGGAACAAACTCCGGGACTTTCTGTTCGGTTTATGGGAATTAATCGATCAGCCATTGGATCCTATTTGATTTCTCTCTACTGCTCCGCAGCTATACTCACTGACGATGCGATTGCCTCACTCGACAATGTAGATGTGGGAAATTATTATGAATACAAATGA
- a CDS encoding family 2A encapsulin nanocompartment cargo protein cysteine desulfurase, whose translation MNTNDPSFLNLKPDSFINGSSSHFPDEKTLEKMAKEMYGVLQSFGGSNLPTTSFPLNDFTSKNIPKESLPYLEDLKLTDTGFSYSDFQSFPSINIPQSGGGNLASARRDFPILTETVNGKPLVWLDNAATTQKPTSVIERLSHFYLHENSNIHRAAHTLAARSTDAYEKARSLVQGFIGAGSVEEVVFVRGTTEGINLLSNILSDKYIQSGDEILITHLEHHANIVPWQMVCAKKGAKLRVAPVDDSGQIILSEYERLLNSKTKIVSITQVSNALGTVVPVEEMTKSAHKVGALVIVDGAQSVSHMPVNVQEIDCDFFVFSGHKLFAPTGIGVVYGKKSILDSLPPWQGGGNMIKDVNFDHTTFQDAPFRFEAGTGNIADAVGLGAAIEYLNRFGMKHISAFEHDLLEYGTKELLKVPGLHLIGTAKDKAGVLSFVIDGFKTEEIGKKLAEEGIAVRAGHHCAQPILRRFGLESTVRPSLAFYNSCEDIDSLIRVLYGLGSRNRLGL comes from the coding sequence ATGAATACAAATGATCCGAGTTTTTTAAATCTAAAACCGGACTCATTCATTAATGGTTCCTCATCGCATTTTCCTGACGAAAAAACGTTAGAAAAAATGGCGAAGGAAATGTATGGAGTATTGCAATCGTTTGGTGGAAGTAATCTACCGACAACAAGTTTTCCATTAAATGACTTCACTTCGAAAAATATTCCAAAAGAGTCCTTACCTTACTTAGAAGATTTAAAATTAACGGATACTGGTTTTTCCTATTCTGATTTTCAGTCTTTTCCGAGTATCAACATACCTCAGTCAGGTGGTGGGAACCTCGCATCCGCAAGGAGAGATTTTCCAATCCTAACAGAAACAGTCAATGGAAAACCATTGGTTTGGCTCGACAATGCCGCTACCACTCAAAAACCAACTTCTGTGATCGAAAGATTATCTCATTTTTATCTTCATGAGAATTCGAATATTCATCGTGCCGCTCACACTTTAGCGGCGAGGTCAACTGACGCATATGAAAAAGCGAGATCACTTGTCCAAGGTTTTATAGGAGCAGGGAGTGTTGAAGAAGTTGTGTTTGTAAGAGGAACGACAGAAGGTATCAATCTACTTTCCAATATTTTATCAGACAAATACATCCAATCAGGTGATGAAATTCTCATTACTCATTTAGAGCACCATGCAAACATCGTTCCTTGGCAAATGGTTTGCGCTAAAAAAGGAGCAAAACTAAGAGTTGCGCCAGTTGACGATTCAGGACAAATCATTCTAAGTGAATACGAACGTTTGTTAAACTCGAAGACAAAAATTGTTTCAATCACACAAGTTTCAAATGCTCTAGGTACTGTCGTTCCTGTAGAAGAGATGACAAAGTCTGCACATAAAGTAGGAGCCCTTGTGATTGTGGATGGAGCGCAATCCGTATCTCATATGCCTGTTAATGTCCAGGAAATTGATTGCGACTTCTTTGTCTTTAGTGGGCATAAACTTTTTGCTCCAACTGGCATCGGTGTTGTCTATGGAAAAAAATCGATATTAGATAGTTTGCCTCCTTGGCAAGGTGGAGGGAATATGATCAAAGATGTTAATTTTGATCACACTACCTTTCAAGATGCTCCCTTTCGTTTTGAAGCAGGAACTGGTAACATCGCCGACGCAGTTGGTCTAGGAGCTGCTATCGAATATTTGAATCGATTCGGAATGAAACATATTTCTGCATTCGAACACGATCTTTTGGAATATGGCACCAAAGAACTGTTAAAGGTTCCAGGACTCCATTTGATTGGAACAGCAAAAGATAAAGCCGGAGTTTTATCCTTTGTTATTGATGGATTCAAAACAGAAGAAATTGGGAAAAAACTAGCAGAAGAAGGCATTGCCGTTCGTGCCGGTCACCATTGTGCACAACCAATCTTAAGAAGATTTGGATTGGAATCAACCGTGAGACCTTCCCTCGCCTTTTACAATTCTTGTGAAGATATTGATTCACTCATAAGGGTGTTGTATGGATTAGGTAGCCGGAATCGTTTAGGTCTTTAG
- the epsC gene encoding serine O-acetyltransferase EpsC produces the protein MLSNGQDELYNLILNRQSIPETVVGGKQVANRFLEELFSILFSGYHSERNFSSKEQIMDQLELFRIRWKNLLEPYATYAEKELGRLVALDEILHNFIAKLPGLYQWMWEDAEAAFLGDPAAESIHEVILAYSGFYAGAVHRVANYFFKASLPIFPKLLSGVAHEATGIDIHPGAEIGRAFFMDHGTGIVIGETTRIADNVKIYQGVTLGALSVNKSLAKQKRHPTIEEGVVIYAGATILGGETVIGKQSIIGGNAWITQSIPPYSVVYQKSEVRVRSSNEIQGLDFTI, from the coding sequence ATGTTATCGAACGGGCAAGATGAATTATATAATTTAATACTTAATCGCCAATCAATCCCTGAAACAGTGGTGGGTGGTAAACAAGTGGCAAACCGTTTTTTGGAAGAATTGTTCTCTATCCTCTTTTCTGGTTATCACTCAGAACGTAACTTTTCATCCAAAGAACAAATTATGGACCAATTAGAACTCTTTCGGATTCGTTGGAAAAACTTATTAGAACCATATGCAACATATGCTGAAAAAGAACTTGGTCGTCTGGTTGCGTTAGATGAGATTTTACATAACTTCATTGCCAAACTTCCTGGTTTATACCAATGGATGTGGGAAGATGCAGAAGCAGCATTTTTAGGTGATCCTGCTGCTGAAAGTATTCATGAAGTCATCCTCGCCTATTCAGGATTTTATGCTGGTGCTGTGCACAGAGTTGCGAATTATTTTTTTAAGGCATCATTGCCTATTTTTCCAAAGCTATTGTCAGGTGTGGCTCATGAAGCAACAGGAATTGACATTCATCCCGGCGCAGAAATTGGAAGAGCATTTTTTATGGATCATGGAACAGGGATTGTGATCGGAGAAACTACACGTATTGCGGACAACGTAAAAATTTACCAAGGTGTGACTCTTGGAGCTTTGTCGGTAAACAAATCTTTGGCGAAACAAAAACGCCATCCAACGATTGAAGAGGGTGTTGTGATTTATGCAGGAGCCACTATCCTAGGTGGTGAAACGGTCATTGGAAAACAATCCATCATTGGAGGGAATGCTTGGATTACCCAAAGCATTCCTCCTTATTCGGTTGTGTATCAGAAATCAGAAGTCAGAGTCAGAAGTTCGAATGAAATCCAAGGTTTGGATTTTACCATTTGA
- a CDS encoding ABC-F family ATP-binding cassette domain-containing protein, producing MDIVLVSVSKLSKTIGEKKLFTNLDFSISEGEKLAIVGINGSGKSTLLRAILGKEETDSGQIIKNNNLKIAILDQNPIFDPKETILDHIYKGDNKLVKTIRKYEDICERMSEGEEGLDEEFTNASQEMDRLSAWDYEQQIKSILRELGVEKLERKMSELSGGMLKKVELAKSLIDESNLLILDEPTNHLDVKSILWLEDYLANLDKAILLITHDRYFLDRIVTKILELDRGNYFLYEGNYSVYLERKVEREETLQKQEDKIKQFLKQEVKWLKRQPKARTTKQKARIDRANELQSREKREIQKDLELSVAAKRQGKTILEIHNLKKSIGEKVLINDFTYTFKAKERLGIIGPNGIGKSTLLNLMAGRLTPDSGYLKPGLNTKVGYFDQTSSELPLERNVLEYIKDVAGEMIETESGEKISAAKMLERFLFDGKLQYTPIAKLSGGERRRLFLVQILMTGPNFLILDEPTNDLDIQTLSVLESFLDEFPGTVVIVSHDRYFLDRTAESLLIFRKEGKLDHFIGTFSSFLEQDTLEIENEPGSNPPTVIPERIQTVEKPKKSKQDLKKIQSLEKDIASLEEKKTILESKLSTFANNHMELNKITKEIQTIEAEILYKMEEWEMFHSE from the coding sequence ATGGACATTGTGCTAGTCTCTGTATCAAAACTTTCCAAAACCATCGGCGAAAAAAAACTTTTTACCAACCTTGATTTCTCTATCAGTGAAGGAGAAAAACTTGCCATCGTTGGAATCAATGGATCGGGTAAGTCTACCTTACTACGTGCCATACTGGGAAAAGAAGAAACAGACTCTGGACAAATCATCAAAAACAATAACCTAAAAATTGCTATCCTCGACCAAAATCCCATCTTTGATCCAAAGGAAACCATCCTCGACCATATTTACAAAGGAGACAACAAACTCGTTAAAACCATTCGTAAGTATGAAGACATATGTGAACGAATGAGCGAAGGGGAAGAAGGACTCGATGAAGAATTTACAAATGCCTCACAGGAAATGGATAGGCTTTCTGCTTGGGATTATGAACAACAAATCAAATCCATCTTACGTGAATTAGGTGTTGAAAAACTTGAACGTAAGATGTCTGAATTATCAGGTGGAATGTTAAAAAAGGTAGAACTTGCCAAATCTTTAATTGATGAAAGTAATTTACTGATTTTAGATGAGCCTACAAACCATTTGGATGTAAAATCCATATTATGGTTAGAAGACTATCTTGCCAACTTAGACAAGGCAATCCTTCTCATTACACATGATCGTTATTTTTTAGATCGGATCGTAACAAAAATTTTGGAACTTGATCGTGGGAATTATTTTTTATACGAAGGGAACTATTCAGTTTATTTAGAGAGAAAAGTCGAAAGAGAAGAAACTCTTCAAAAACAAGAAGACAAAATCAAACAATTTTTGAAACAAGAAGTGAAATGGCTCAAACGCCAACCTAAAGCTCGAACCACAAAACAAAAGGCAAGAATTGATCGAGCAAACGAATTACAATCGAGAGAAAAACGAGAAATCCAAAAAGATTTAGAACTGAGTGTCGCCGCAAAACGCCAAGGAAAAACTATATTAGAAATCCATAATCTCAAAAAATCAATTGGTGAAAAAGTTCTCATCAATGATTTTACCTATACTTTTAAAGCGAAGGAAAGACTGGGTATCATTGGTCCAAATGGAATCGGAAAATCCACTTTACTCAATTTAATGGCTGGACGACTAACACCAGATAGCGGCTATTTAAAACCAGGACTCAATACCAAAGTTGGATATTTTGACCAAACAAGTTCTGAACTTCCATTAGAACGAAATGTATTAGAATACATCAAAGATGTTGCAGGTGAGATGATTGAAACCGAATCTGGTGAAAAAATTTCAGCAGCGAAAATGTTGGAACGATTTTTATTTGATGGGAAATTACAATATACACCAATCGCCAAACTTTCTGGAGGTGAAAGACGAAGACTATTCCTAGTTCAAATTTTAATGACGGGTCCAAATTTTCTCATCTTGGATGAACCAACTAATGATTTGGATATCCAAACTCTTTCTGTTTTGGAATCCTTTTTAGATGAGTTCCCTGGCACTGTGGTGATTGTATCACATGATCGTTATTTTCTCGATCGAACCGCAGAAAGCTTACTCATCTTTCGCAAAGAAGGAAAACTCGACCACTTCATTGGAACTTTCTCTTCCTTTTTAGAACAAGATACATTAGAGATTGAAAACGAACCAGGTTCTAATCCACCCACAGTGATTCCAGAAAGGATTCAAACTGTGGAAAAACCTAAAAAATCAAAACAAGACCTAAAAAAAATCCAATCCCTAGAAAAAGACATCGCATCACTCGAAGAGAAAAAAACAATCTTAGAATCTAAATTGAGTACATTCGCAAATAATCATATGGAATTAAACAAAATAACGAAAGAAATCCAAACAATCGAGGCGGAAATTCTTTACAAAATGGAGGAATGGGAAATGTTTCATTCCGAATGA
- a CDS encoding SpoIIE family protein phosphatase, whose translation MKTVHYTRILLWTPIILIGYFIAAQVGFNIAFLNSQVSPVWPPEGVGLSSLLLLGPVALPGIYLGATFANFYNNPHFQTAFIIGIGNTLSSYVNYSIIKRVTEKTDPLYSTKDLIYFLSIGTFPGSFISAVLGVTSLWYWDFLSSELYFNVFFTWFSGEMLGFLIVAPLLYVWFYPKSKLNLELSKQLELFLWIIIVYISGSIAFSDEWPLLFLPIPFVIVTSIRFRQFGATLSTVVLSYTAVTLTIEGKGVFARRDASGLSINDSLIFLDAFLFCISGIAYFLVTATRERERAQETSLKSLQVLNELKEKANEELEQKVLERTAVIEEQRIEIEKQLDMAKRIQESLFPQKEIVPNGVEILFKNIPMMKVGGDLYDIIWKQDKQELGVFICDVSGHGIPAALLSALVKTSLEKWKEDPKDLKESLESIRTQIIPNLREHFVTASLVHLQTETGVLTFARAGHFPLFIIRNSGAIFSLKPMGRIITPIFDILAEEEKFQLEKGDLIVMLTDGLTEARDPSSLQMFGEDNLLQLVCDLRSQPLITIRDEVFQFVIHLSGGIRAIQDDLTLGLIRYTGV comes from the coding sequence ATGAAAACGGTCCACTACACAAGAATTCTGCTTTGGACCCCCATTATCCTCATTGGGTATTTTATAGCCGCACAGGTTGGATTTAATATTGCCTTCCTCAATAGCCAAGTTTCACCCGTTTGGCCCCCAGAAGGAGTAGGACTCTCCTCCCTTTTGCTCCTTGGTCCTGTGGCTTTGCCAGGAATATACCTCGGTGCTACCTTTGCGAATTTTTATAATAACCCACACTTCCAAACAGCGTTTATTATAGGGATCGGAAACACTCTCAGTAGTTATGTCAATTATAGTATTATCAAACGAGTAACGGAAAAAACAGATCCATTGTATTCAACAAAGGATTTAATTTATTTCTTAAGCATTGGAACCTTTCCTGGATCATTTATTAGTGCAGTACTTGGAGTCACAAGTTTATGGTATTGGGATTTTTTATCTTCTGAATTGTACTTCAATGTGTTCTTTACTTGGTTTTCAGGTGAGATGCTTGGGTTTCTCATCGTAGCACCCCTACTTTATGTTTGGTTTTATCCTAAATCCAAATTAAATTTAGAACTATCTAAACAATTAGAACTTTTCCTCTGGATCATCATTGTATATATTTCGGGCTCTATTGCTTTTAGCGATGAATGGCCCCTTCTTTTTCTTCCCATCCCTTTTGTCATTGTCACAAGTATTCGGTTCCGCCAATTTGGTGCCACTTTATCAACTGTTGTTTTATCTTACACTGCTGTCACACTCACAATAGAAGGGAAAGGTGTATTTGCGAGGCGAGATGCCAGCGGCCTTTCAATCAATGATTCACTGATCTTTTTAGATGCGTTTTTATTTTGTATCAGTGGGATTGCCTATTTCCTTGTCACTGCCACACGAGAAAGAGAACGAGCCCAAGAAACTTCTCTAAAGTCATTACAAGTGTTAAACGAACTTAAAGAAAAAGCCAATGAGGAATTGGAACAAAAAGTTTTAGAACGTACTGCTGTCATCGAAGAACAAAGGATCGAAATTGAAAAACAATTGGATATGGCGAAACGCATCCAAGAATCGCTTTTCCCACAAAAAGAAATTGTACCCAATGGCGTAGAAATTTTATTCAAAAATATCCCAATGATGAAAGTTGGTGGTGATTTATATGATATTATCTGGAAACAAGACAAACAAGAATTAGGTGTATTTATCTGCGATGTATCTGGGCATGGGATCCCAGCTGCCTTATTAAGTGCTCTTGTTAAAACTTCACTTGAAAAATGGAAAGAAGACCCCAAGGACTTAAAAGAAAGTTTGGAATCGATCCGTACCCAAATCATTCCAAATTTAAGAGAACATTTTGTAACCGCAAGCCTCGTCCATTTACAGACGGAGACTGGTGTTCTCACTTTTGCACGCGCAGGCCATTTCCCTTTATTCATCATTCGAAATTCGGGTGCCATATTTAGTTTAAAACCGATGGGAAGGATCATCACACCAATCTTCGATATCCTAGCGGAAGAAGAAAAGTTCCAACTTGAAAAAGGAGATTTGATTGTGATGTTAACAGATGGCCTCACAGAAGCAAGAGATCCTTCCTCCTTACAAATGTTTGGTGAAGATAATCTCCTACAACTTGTATGTGACCTCCGAAGCCAACCTTTAATAACAATTCGAGATGAAGTATTCCAATTCGTCATCCACCTTTCGGGAGGAATTCGTGCCATCCAAGACGATTTAACTCTTGGACTGATTCGTTACACGGGCGTATAA